GATATGGTTCGGAGGATTATGGAGGGCTTCTTTAGGGCTAGGTGGACAAAGCAGACAGGGAAGGAGAGTCCAGCGGATATTCCGATACCTTTGGTCGGGATGACGGAGGAGGAGAGTACAGCTTTGATCATGCCGGTATCGGAGCATGAGATTAGGGAGACAGTCTGGTCCCTTGAGGGAGACAAGACTTCAGGGCCGAACGGTTTTCCTCTGGTGTTCTTCCAAAGATATTGGTCGATTGTGGGACAGTATGTGACGGCAACCATACAGCAGTTTTTCAGTACAGTTACGATGTCTTCTGACTGGCAGAGGACTTTCATCACACTGATACCGAAGCGGTAGGATGCTACTGAGCCGGGCCATTTTCGGCTGATTAGCCTGTGCACGACTCTGTATAAGGCTATGACGAAGATACTTGCCGTTAGGTTGAGGGATGTTCTTTCGAGGTTGATTAGCCCGGAGCAGCAGGCTTTTTTGGGTGGGCGGAGCATTACAGACAATGTACTTATCGCCCAAGAGTTTATATTTGACCTTCGCAGGGCCCCGAtgaggaggagcttgatgggaatcaagcttgatatggagaggACCTACGATAGAATGAGATGGAATTTTGTACAGCAATCCTTGCAAGGGTTTGGCTTTCCCGGGAGGTGGATCAGTTGGATTATGGGCTGTGTGCGGGGTCCCTCTTTCGCCATTTTGATGAACGGCACGCCATCCCATTTTTTTGAGTCTACTGGAGGGTTGCACCAGGGATGTCCCCTCTCCCTTCTCCTCTTCATTATTTGTGCGGACGCGCTCTCGAGAGCACTTCGGCATACTGTGTCCATGCAGGAGTTGGAGGTCTATAGGCCAGTGGTGAGGGCTACGCCGATCTCCCACATGCTTTTCGCTGATGATTGCTTATCGCTAGCCCACTCGACTCAGCAAGCCGCGCGGGTTATCTGTAGGATCCTCCAAGACTACTGTGCAGTGTCAGATCAGTGTGTCAATATGTCTAAATCAGCTTTATGTTTCAGCCGGAAAACTAGGTTGGCAGTGAAGAATTCTATTCTGAAGATTTTGGGGGAGGACAAGCAGGTGGGCACATTGAGGTATCTGGGGATCCCGATCTCTAATTAGTGGCTATGCAACAGTGACTTCTCCTCTTTGGAGAGTAGCATCAGGCACAGACTGGAGGGATGGCAGATGCACACTCTATCAATGATGGGGAGGATCACCCTAGTTCGGTTCAGTTCTTACGGCGATCCCTACTTACCTCCTCTCCAACGCTCTCATTCCAGTGGCATTTCTGAGGACTATTCAGCAGTTCTTTAGGAACTTCATCTGGGGGAGGAGCAGCAGTAGAGGCATTGTCCACTTGTTGGGATGAGAGGTAGTGTGTCAGCCGACCAGGTACGGAGGTTTGGGGGTGCAGTCTTTGGTGGTGAGACGGGAGGCTCTAGCAGCTTGTCATGTAGCTAGATTCATGCTAGAGCCCGATAGTATGTGGTCCTCACTGATGACGGC
This portion of the Phoenix dactylifera cultivar Barhee BC4 chromosome 11, palm_55x_up_171113_PBpolish2nd_filt_p, whole genome shotgun sequence genome encodes:
- the LOC103697879 gene encoding uncharacterized protein LOC103697879, with protein sequence MTKILAVRLRDVLSRLISPEQQAFLGGRSITDNVLIAQEFIFDLRRAPMRRSLMGIKLDMERTYDRMRWNFVQQSLQGFGFPGRWISWIMGCVRGPSFAILMNGTPSHFFESTGGLHQGCPLSLLLFIICADALSRALRHTVSMQELEVYRPVVRATPISHMLFADDCLSLAHSTQQAARVICRILQDYCAVSDQCVNMSKSALCFSRKTRLAVKNSILKILGEDKQVGTLRYLGIPISN